The Actinomycetes bacterium nucleotide sequence CGGCCTTGTCGAGGGGTAGCGAGGTCACGATCGCGGACGAGGCCGGCGCGGTGCACAGCGCCACAGCGGACGCCACCAGCACGAGCGCCAGGGCGACCAGCCAGTAGTCGGAGTCGACCTGGAGGTTGGCGAAGGCGACGAACCCGACCGCTCCGAGCGCGGCTCCGCCGACCACCACCCTGCGGGCTCCGAAGTGGGCGGCCAGGTCGGCCGAGCGCGGGGCCACGAGGATCATCGTCGCAGCCGCGGGCAGCCCGGCGGCCCCTGCTTTCAGCGCCGAGTATCCCTGCACGAACTGCAGGTACTGGGTGAGCAGGAAGAACATCCCGAACATGCCGAAGAACACTGCTGTAACCACGCCGGAGCCGGCGGTGAACGCGGGGATGCGCAGGAAGCGCGGGTCCAGCATCGGCTCGGGCACGTGCAACTCCCAGGCGAGGAACGCCACCACGGCCACGACGCACAGTGCGAAGGAGCCGACCACCACCGCCGAAGCCCACCCGGACTCGGGCCCCTGGATGATGCCGAACAGCAGCGCCCCGAGCGCCACCACGGAGATCGCCGCCCCCAGCCAGTCGAGTCGGGTCTCGCGGCTGTCCCGGCTCGTGGGGATGAGGGCTGCCACGAGCACCATCGTGGCCAGCACGAACGGCACGTTGATCAGGAACACTGCCTCCCAGTTGCCGGGCCACGCCTGCAGCACGAACCCGCTCAGCAGCGGTCCGATGGCTCCTCCGGCACCGGCGAACCCGGCCCAGGTGGCGATGGCCTTGGGTCGCTCGGTCGGCGGAAAGACGGAGGTGATGATCGACAGCGTCGCCGGCATCACGAACGCGGCGCCGAGGCCCATGACGCCGCGGGTGAGGATCAACATCTCGGGGCCGGTCGCGAAGCTGGACAGGATCGCTCCGATGCCGAACACCACGAGGCCGGACAGGAACGCCCCCTTTCGTCCGTAGCGGTCACCGATCGCGCCGGCCAGCAGGAGCATCCCGGCGAAGACGAGTGCGTACGAGTCGATGATCCAGAGCAGTTGGGACGACGTCGGCTGGAGGTCGTCGATGATCGTGGGGATCGCGATGTTGAGGCTGGAGACCGACAGCACGACCAGCACGAGCCCGAGG carries:
- a CDS encoding MFS transporter; its protein translation is MNAGPEWDPDEGHPRRKLILAVACLGLVLVVLSVSSLNIAIPTIIDDLQPTSSQLLWIIDSYALVFAGMLLLAGAIGDRYGRKGAFLSGLVVFGIGAILSSFATGPEMLILTRGVMGLGAAFVMPATLSIITSVFPPTERPKAIATWAGFAGAGGAIGPLLSGFVLQAWPGNWEAVFLINVPFVLATMVLVAALIPTSRDSRETRLDWLGAAISVVALGALLFGIIQGPESGWASAVVVGSFALCVVAVVAFLAWELHVPEPMLDPRFLRIPAFTAGSGVVTAVFFGMFGMFFLLTQYLQFVQGYSALKAGAAGLPAAATMILVAPRSADLAAHFGARRVVVGGAALGAVGFVAFANLQVDSDYWLVALALVLVASAVALCTAPASSAIVTSLPLDKAGVASAVNDTTREVGGALGIAVLGTIVTSVYVSEAESDIAAMPTPPPPFDEGFEQASEVALEGIGPALAVAERAPTPEMAETMVATASNAFVSGMSTAFWFAAGVMVLTAIVSAFAVPRRIEVSSGH